The following proteins are encoded in a genomic region of Microbacterium sp. NC79:
- a CDS encoding ABC-F family ATP-binding cassette domain-containing protein, whose protein sequence is MFNPAVVIDNLSFAWPDGQVALSSVSGSFSAARTGLVGRNGSGKSTLLRLMAGELTPTTGHVRANGSIAMLPQRITAAADLPVAELLGIGGALRAVRAIEAGDVDPAHFDTVGDDWDVESRAHAALADIGLPPEALERTVGTLSGGETMLAAISGLRLAGADIVLLDEPTNNLDHHARERLYRLISAWPGTLIVTSHDIALLELMDETAELYNNELTVFGGPYSAFRAWLDQEQDAAQAAERAAKAVVKREKRVRIEAETKLAGRERTAAKAERNKRLPPIVAHNRRMQAQVSAGKLRVDAHEKENTARAAHDTAERRLRDDDSIRIDLPDPDVSAARRIATLRDAEREWIIRGPERVALTGRNGAGKSTLLHRLIEPEQSEPSAALAAEGLTAAITGELHTDRVRFLRQSDDGLDDERSAEENVRAAAPHLADRELRNRLARFLIRGDAMIRPVATLSGGERFRVALAALLLAEPAPQLLILDEPTNNLDIDTVDQLVGALSAYRGAILVVSHDQAFLDRLGITLTLELSDTLTSVT, encoded by the coding sequence ATGTTTAATCCCGCTGTCGTCATTGACAACCTCTCTTTTGCCTGGCCGGACGGCCAGGTTGCGCTCTCGTCGGTTTCCGGCAGCTTCAGCGCTGCCCGCACCGGATTGGTCGGGCGTAATGGTTCGGGCAAGTCAACGTTGCTACGTCTGATGGCCGGAGAACTCACGCCAACGACCGGGCACGTACGCGCTAACGGCTCGATTGCGATGCTGCCGCAACGGATTACCGCCGCGGCTGATCTTCCGGTCGCTGAACTGCTCGGCATCGGCGGCGCACTGCGCGCGGTGCGTGCGATCGAAGCCGGCGACGTTGATCCCGCGCACTTCGACACCGTCGGTGATGATTGGGACGTCGAGTCTCGCGCGCACGCTGCGCTCGCTGACATCGGTCTGCCGCCGGAAGCGTTGGAGCGCACGGTGGGCACGCTCTCCGGTGGCGAGACCATGCTCGCGGCGATCTCCGGGTTGCGGCTCGCTGGCGCCGATATCGTGCTCCTCGATGAGCCCACCAATAACCTCGACCACCACGCCCGCGAACGGCTGTACCGGCTCATTTCGGCGTGGCCCGGCACCCTCATTGTGACCAGTCACGACATCGCGCTGCTCGAACTCATGGATGAAACGGCGGAGCTGTACAACAACGAGCTCACCGTTTTCGGCGGGCCGTACTCCGCGTTTCGTGCGTGGCTCGATCAGGAGCAGGACGCAGCGCAGGCGGCGGAACGCGCCGCGAAAGCCGTCGTGAAGCGTGAAAAGCGCGTGCGGATTGAGGCAGAAACGAAGCTCGCCGGCCGCGAGCGCACCGCCGCGAAAGCCGAGCGAAACAAGCGCCTCCCGCCAATCGTGGCCCACAACCGCCGCATGCAAGCGCAAGTGTCGGCAGGAAAACTACGCGTCGATGCCCACGAAAAGGAGAACACCGCACGCGCCGCCCACGACACCGCGGAGCGTCGTCTGCGCGATGACGATTCGATCCGCATCGACCTGCCAGATCCGGATGTCTCGGCCGCCCGTCGCATCGCAACGCTTCGGGATGCGGAGCGGGAATGGATCATCCGCGGGCCGGAACGCGTCGCCCTCACCGGACGAAATGGCGCCGGAAAGTCCACGCTGCTGCATCGCCTCATCGAGCCAGAACAGTCGGAACCATCAGCTGCGTTGGCTGCGGAAGGGCTCACCGCCGCCATCACGGGAGAGCTCCACACTGACAGGGTGCGCTTCTTAAGGCAGAGCGATGATGGTCTCGACGACGAACGCTCGGCTGAGGAGAATGTGCGCGCCGCCGCGCCCCACCTCGCGGATCGCGAACTTCGCAATCGCCTGGCGCGGTTCCTCATTCGCGGCGACGCGATGATCAGGCCGGTGGCAACGCTCTCCGGCGGGGAACGTTTTCGGGTCGCGCTCGCCGCGCTCCTGCTCGCCGAGCCCGCACCGCAACTGCTGATTCTGGACGAACCGACGAACAACCTCGACATTGACACCGTCGACCAGCTCGTCGGCGCCCTGTCTGCCTACCGCGGCGCGATCCTCGTGGTCAGCCATGATCAGGCGTTCCTCGATCGCCTCGGAATCACTCTTACCCTCGAGCTCTCCGACACGCTCACCTCGGTAACGTGA
- a CDS encoding crosslink repair DNA glycosylase YcaQ family protein, translating into MSDVLNRFGAATREWFQGAFTKPTTAQTGAWEAISRGKNALVVAPTGSGKTLSAFLWSIDRVFHEPRPPGPQRTSVLYISPLKALGVDVERNLRSPLIGISHAARRLGTEPPAVTVGVRSGDTPSNERTKMVRNPPDILITTPESLYLMLTSRAADTLKGVHTVIIDEVHAVAATKRGAHLAVSLERLDNLLEKPAQRIGLSATVRPIDEVARFLGGSAPVEIVAPKASKTFDLSVVVPIDDMTNPPVPETDGADWFDADGPVLTEVTGSVWPHVEEAIVDRIVANTSTIVFANSRRLAERLTGRLNEIYAERLGLGIDGQPLDLGEPAADTGTKSAGRAASSATKPKMPDMIAQSGLSAGVAPVLAKAHHGSVSKEQRSLVEEELKSGLLRCVVATSSLELGIDMGAVDLVIQVEAPPSAASGLQRVGRAGHQVGEISRAALFPKHRADVLHTAIVTERMLNGQIEAIAIPQNPLDILAQQTVAASALESLHVEDWFDTVKRSAPFRNLPRSAFEATLDLLAGKYPSEEFAELRPRVVWDRDLGTITGRPGAQRLAVTSGGTIPDRGLFGVFVAGESRGARVGELDEEMVYESRVNDVFTLGTTSWRIVEITHDRVNVVPAFGQPGRLPFWHGDGLGRPAELGEALGAMSRALIAAPREKAEARLAEAGLDEKARDNLLAHLTEQREATGTLPTDKTLTVERGKDDVGDWRLILHSPYGRSVHAPWALAIGSRIRERLGVDGAAVAGDDGIIVRVPDAVSEPPGADLFVFDADELEQLVTEEVGGSALFASRFRECAARALLMPRVNPHKRTPLWQQRQRSAQLLEVARNHPTFPIILETLREVLQDVYDLPALLRITRQIAERQIRLIEVEPAQASPYAKDLLFGYVGEFMYEGDSPLAERRAAALSVDPTLLGELLGKVEMRQLLDPDVITQFEAEQQRLTPDRRARGIEGVADLLRVLGPMTAPELALRLQGSQVPEDTTAPPQTPDSDDASAPPHDPGHATDAEAAALANALVDARRAIVVTIAGEQRFAAIEDAGRLRDALGVALPVGVPVAFLEPLADPLGDLVTRFARTHGPFAVERIGTWLGLGVAIVRHTLQRLESAGRMQSGFFLPEGRGDEAEWCDTEVLRRLRLRSLAALRGAVEPVAPEAYARFLPDWQHLTRPLEGIDGVVAAIDQLAGVPIPASAWESLILPSRVHDYTPAMLDELTATGEVLWAGVGALPGRDGWVSLHLADSAPLTLTPPLGEVAEGSLGQRLINILSAGGAYFAAQLRQLSDAENEQSVIDALWELVWAGRITNDTFAPLRTLTGGGKQAHRVTRKTPRARLYRGSATRTSLPTPPRPPALGGRWSLLPEASEENAQRVAATASLLLDRYGVVTRGPVQSEQIPGGFAQVYRTLATFETAGHCRRGYFIEKLGAAQFATSTTIDRLRQFSQLNDPPPLTAITLAATDPANAYGAALSWPALDGVKHRPGRKAGGLVTLVDGELVLYLERGGRTALAFTTDEDVLRAATANLAQTSRARKLETLTIEQVNGEFVYTSPIGRALRDAGFVESTKGLTFRKVGPGA; encoded by the coding sequence GTGAGTGATGTTCTGAATCGATTCGGTGCGGCGACGCGCGAGTGGTTTCAGGGCGCCTTCACGAAGCCCACGACGGCGCAGACCGGCGCGTGGGAGGCAATTTCACGCGGCAAAAACGCCCTCGTGGTGGCCCCCACCGGTTCCGGCAAGACGCTGTCGGCGTTTCTCTGGTCAATCGACCGGGTGTTTCATGAGCCGCGCCCGCCGGGCCCACAGCGCACGAGCGTGCTCTATATCTCGCCCCTCAAGGCACTCGGCGTTGACGTCGAGCGCAACCTCCGCTCGCCGCTGATCGGTATTTCGCACGCGGCGCGGAGACTCGGAACCGAGCCGCCAGCCGTCACTGTTGGCGTGCGTTCCGGCGACACCCCCTCCAACGAGCGCACCAAGATGGTGCGCAACCCACCAGACATTCTCATCACGACGCCCGAGTCGCTGTACTTGATGCTCACGAGCCGGGCCGCTGACACGCTCAAGGGCGTGCACACCGTCATCATCGATGAGGTGCACGCGGTCGCCGCGACCAAGCGTGGCGCGCACCTCGCCGTGAGCCTCGAGCGTCTTGACAACCTCTTGGAGAAACCCGCGCAACGCATCGGGCTTTCCGCCACCGTCCGCCCCATCGATGAGGTCGCGCGCTTTCTCGGCGGGTCGGCGCCTGTCGAAATTGTGGCTCCGAAGGCGTCAAAAACCTTCGACCTCAGCGTCGTGGTGCCGATCGATGACATGACGAATCCGCCCGTTCCCGAGACGGACGGCGCCGATTGGTTTGACGCGGATGGCCCGGTACTCACCGAAGTCACCGGGTCGGTCTGGCCGCATGTCGAAGAGGCGATCGTTGACCGCATCGTGGCAAACACCTCAACGATCGTGTTTGCCAACTCGCGCCGCCTGGCCGAAAGACTCACGGGCCGGCTCAATGAGATTTACGCCGAGCGCTTGGGCCTCGGCATCGACGGGCAACCGCTCGATCTCGGAGAGCCCGCGGCAGACACCGGAACCAAGAGTGCCGGGCGTGCGGCTTCGTCGGCGACGAAGCCGAAAATGCCCGACATGATTGCGCAATCCGGCCTCAGCGCGGGTGTCGCACCCGTGCTCGCCAAGGCGCACCATGGTTCCGTCTCCAAAGAACAGCGTTCGCTCGTCGAAGAAGAACTAAAGAGCGGCCTGCTGCGCTGCGTGGTCGCGACGTCAAGCCTCGAGCTCGGCATCGACATGGGCGCCGTCGATTTGGTGATTCAGGTTGAGGCACCACCCTCGGCCGCGAGCGGTTTGCAGCGTGTGGGCCGCGCCGGCCACCAGGTGGGTGAGATCAGTCGCGCCGCACTCTTTCCCAAGCATCGCGCCGATGTTTTGCACACCGCGATCGTCACCGAGCGCATGCTGAACGGCCAAATCGAGGCGATCGCGATTCCGCAGAACCCGCTCGATATTCTCGCTCAGCAGACGGTCGCCGCCTCCGCACTCGAGTCGCTCCACGTCGAGGATTGGTTCGACACGGTCAAGCGATCGGCACCGTTTCGCAACCTGCCACGCTCCGCGTTTGAGGCGACGCTCGACCTCCTCGCGGGCAAGTATCCGAGCGAAGAGTTTGCCGAGCTCCGGCCACGCGTGGTGTGGGATCGCGACCTCGGAACCATCACCGGGCGCCCGGGAGCGCAACGGCTCGCGGTGACAAGCGGCGGCACGATTCCTGACCGCGGCCTGTTCGGTGTCTTTGTGGCGGGCGAATCGCGCGGCGCCCGCGTGGGCGAGCTCGATGAGGAGATGGTTTACGAATCACGCGTCAATGACGTGTTTACGCTCGGCACAACCTCATGGCGCATCGTGGAGATCACGCACGACCGTGTCAACGTTGTGCCCGCCTTCGGCCAGCCGGGCCGCCTGCCGTTCTGGCACGGTGATGGCCTTGGCCGACCAGCCGAACTCGGCGAAGCGCTCGGCGCCATGAGTCGCGCGCTGATCGCGGCGCCGCGTGAAAAGGCGGAGGCACGACTCGCGGAGGCGGGCCTCGACGAGAAAGCCCGCGACAATCTGCTTGCGCACCTCACCGAACAGCGCGAAGCCACCGGCACTCTGCCCACCGACAAGACCCTCACCGTTGAGCGCGGCAAAGATGATGTCGGCGACTGGCGCCTCATTTTGCACTCACCCTATGGCCGTTCCGTGCACGCGCCGTGGGCGCTCGCCATCGGATCCCGCATACGCGAACGCTTGGGCGTCGACGGCGCCGCCGTAGCCGGTGACGACGGCATTATCGTGCGCGTTCCCGATGCGGTGAGTGAGCCGCCTGGCGCCGACCTGTTCGTGTTTGACGCCGACGAGCTGGAGCAGCTCGTAACAGAAGAGGTTGGCGGATCGGCACTTTTTGCGTCTCGGTTCCGTGAGTGTGCGGCGCGGGCTCTGCTCATGCCGCGCGTCAATCCGCACAAGCGCACACCACTGTGGCAACAGCGGCAGCGGTCGGCGCAGTTACTTGAGGTGGCGCGCAATCACCCGACATTCCCCATCATTTTGGAGACGCTTCGCGAAGTTCTCCAAGACGTTTACGATCTGCCTGCGCTGCTGCGAATCACGCGTCAGATTGCCGAACGACAGATTCGTCTGATTGAGGTTGAGCCCGCGCAGGCGTCGCCATACGCGAAAGACCTGTTGTTCGGTTACGTCGGCGAGTTCATGTATGAGGGCGATTCCCCCCTCGCCGAGCGCCGTGCCGCCGCACTCAGCGTTGACCCCACGTTGCTCGGTGAGTTGCTCGGCAAAGTCGAAATGCGCCAGCTGCTCGACCCCGACGTCATTACCCAGTTCGAGGCCGAGCAACAGCGTCTTACCCCCGACCGCCGTGCCCGCGGCATCGAAGGTGTCGCCGACTTGCTGCGCGTTCTCGGGCCGATGACCGCTCCGGAACTCGCATTACGACTGCAGGGTTCCCAGGTGCCCGAAGACACCACCGCTCCCCCGCAGACCCCCGACAGCGACGACGCCAGCGCACCCCCGCACGACCCCGGGCATGCAACCGACGCTGAAGCAGCCGCGCTCGCGAACGCCCTGGTCGATGCCCGCCGGGCGATCGTCGTGACAATTGCTGGCGAGCAGCGTTTCGCCGCGATTGAAGATGCCGGCCGCCTGCGTGATGCTCTGGGCGTTGCACTGCCCGTCGGCGTTCCCGTCGCCTTCTTGGAGCCCCTCGCCGACCCACTCGGCGATCTGGTCACCCGCTTCGCACGCACGCACGGTCCGTTTGCCGTCGAGCGCATCGGCACCTGGCTGGGGCTCGGTGTCGCCATCGTGCGGCACACCCTGCAACGACTGGAATCGGCCGGGCGTATGCAGAGCGGATTCTTTCTCCCCGAGGGCCGCGGCGACGAAGCCGAGTGGTGCGACACCGAGGTGCTTCGTCGACTGCGTTTGCGGTCCCTCGCCGCCCTCCGTGGCGCCGTAGAACCGGTCGCCCCCGAGGCGTACGCACGGTTCTTGCCTGATTGGCAGCACCTCACACGGCCCCTGGAAGGCATCGACGGTGTCGTCGCCGCGATCGACCAGCTCGCTGGTGTGCCGATTCCGGCAAGCGCATGGGAGTCGCTGATTCTGCCGTCACGCGTGCACGACTACACACCTGCCATGCTTGACGAACTGACTGCGACAGGCGAAGTGCTGTGGGCGGGGGTTGGCGCCCTTCCGGGCCGCGATGGCTGGGTCAGCCTGCATCTTGCTGATTCCGCGCCGTTGACGTTGACGCCACCCCTGGGTGAGGTCGCCGAGGGCAGTCTCGGTCAACGTCTCATCAACATTTTGAGTGCGGGCGGCGCCTACTTTGCCGCACAGCTACGACAACTCTCTGACGCCGAGAACGAGCAGTCCGTGATCGATGCGCTGTGGGAGCTGGTGTGGGCGGGCCGCATCACGAACGACACGTTCGCGCCGCTTCGCACCCTGACGGGCGGGGGCAAACAAGCGCACCGCGTCACCCGCAAAACCCCGCGCGCCCGCTTGTACCGTGGTTCCGCCACCCGCACCAGCCTGCCAACGCCGCCCCGACCGCCGGCCCTCGGCGGCCGCTGGTCGCTGCTGCCGGAGGCGAGTGAGGAGAATGCGCAGCGAGTGGCCGCGACCGCCTCTCTGCTGCTGGATCGCTACGGTGTTGTCACGCGTGGCCCGGTGCAGAGCGAGCAGATTCCTGGCGGCTTCGCGCAGGTGTACCGCACCCTCGCCACGTTTGAAACGGCCGGTCACTGCCGACGCGGTTATTTCATCGAGAAGCTGGGTGCCGCCCAGTTCGCAACCAGCACGACCATTGATCGCCTACGCCAGTTTTCGCAGCTCAACGATCCGCCACCGCTGACCGCGATCACCCTGGCCGCAACCGACCCGGCCAACGCGTACGGCGCGGCACTCAGCTGGCCTGCCCTCGACGGCGTTAAGCACCGTCCCGGGCGTAAAGCGGGCGGCCTCGTCACACTCGTCGACGGCGAGCTCGTCCTGTATCTGGAACGCGGCGGCCGCACAGCCCTCGCGTTCACAACGGATGAGGACGTGCTCCGCGCCGCCACCGCAAACCTCGCCCAAACGTCGCGAGCCCGAAAGCTCGAGACGCTGACGATCGAGCAGGTCAACGGCGAGTTTGTCTACACCTCGCCCATCGGCCGCGCCCTGCGCGACGCCGGCTTTGTCGAGTCGACAAAGGGCCTCACGTTCCGCAAGGTGGGCCCCGGTGCCTGA
- a CDS encoding multicopper oxidase domain-containing protein, with product MSLLTTRGPGPGDAPGRGFRVMRDIPTVVWIVLAIVAALTHRYIPMPRWLLIHLFLLGAATHAILVWSQYFSYALLRTRATVLERRREDIRLILANGGAALVLFGVPLQLTPVVIVGALALIGAVAWHAGILVRRVRASLPGRFGGTVRYYIFGAALLALGATVGVLVVLGVGGGDPGIGLAHAIINVLGWVGFAVAGTVVTLWPTVLRTKAAEGAARGATRALPLLLIGVVVAAIGASLTSVTVAGTIMLAAGGASYLAGIIVIAVSLVWAARQAPPTSFAAMSMGAAIVWWAGALAAVIIGMIVALAHGDVTTAAHRVVHGAVPYLAAGFVVQVLLGALSYLIPVVLGGGPRAVKAGNEQFDRYAAARVAIVNASLLVYVLPVSSLTLVVVSILYLVAAAAFVPIMFAAMRAQRRAKAEPGTAPRAPRAEPDDSATARIESGKRAGQGVAGLLAVVLAVAVCAAISPVPIASPPSGAAANAQPDAPVQTVQVSAADMRFSPASVEVPVGTRLIVELTNTDDVQVHDLVFANGVTSSRLAPGESKTIDVGIITADVDGWCSIVGHRQMGMTFTVIATGAPAADDAPAPHHPADGSATPTVDLMQPFSDEFTPYPAALSPLPQAAGPVTHQQTLVVRDTEVEVAPGVTQTLWTFADTAPGPTLHGRVGDTFEITLKNDASLGHSIDFHAGALAPNEPMRTIAPGEELTYTFTATKAGIWMYHCSTMPMTAHLANGMYGAVVIEPDDLPAVDRSYVLVQSEYYLGIGEAGTFTGGSVDVDKIAAGTPDIVTFNGAAAQYDAYPLPARVGERVRVWVLDAGIERATSFHVIGGQFDSVWFEGAYLLNQSASTGSQALALAPAQGGFVELEFSEAGSYPFVSHYMVDAERGAHGLFEVTD from the coding sequence GCCACCCACGCGATCTTGGTGTGGAGCCAGTACTTCTCGTACGCGCTTCTGCGCACCCGAGCGACCGTGCTCGAGCGTCGCCGGGAAGACATTCGCCTCATACTCGCCAATGGCGGCGCCGCCCTCGTGCTTTTCGGGGTGCCGCTCCAGCTCACCCCCGTGGTTATCGTCGGTGCACTCGCCCTCATCGGCGCGGTGGCGTGGCATGCGGGCATCCTCGTGCGGCGCGTGCGCGCGAGCCTGCCCGGACGATTCGGCGGCACCGTTCGCTATTACATTTTCGGTGCAGCACTGCTCGCGCTCGGCGCCACGGTGGGCGTGCTTGTCGTGCTCGGCGTCGGCGGGGGAGACCCCGGCATCGGCCTCGCGCACGCGATCATCAACGTGTTGGGTTGGGTCGGCTTCGCCGTCGCTGGCACCGTCGTGACGCTGTGGCCGACGGTGCTGCGCACGAAGGCAGCCGAGGGTGCGGCCCGGGGTGCGACGCGGGCACTTCCCCTTCTCCTGATCGGCGTTGTCGTCGCCGCTATCGGCGCGAGTCTCACTTCGGTGACGGTGGCCGGAACCATCATGCTGGCGGCGGGTGGCGCCAGCTACCTGGCAGGGATCATCGTGATCGCCGTGTCCCTCGTTTGGGCCGCCCGTCAAGCGCCACCCACGAGTTTTGCCGCGATGTCGATGGGGGCCGCAATCGTGTGGTGGGCCGGCGCGCTCGCGGCCGTCATCATCGGCATGATCGTCGCGCTGGCTCACGGCGACGTCACCACCGCCGCCCACCGGGTGGTGCACGGTGCGGTGCCGTATTTGGCGGCAGGCTTTGTCGTGCAAGTGTTGCTCGGCGCGTTGAGCTATTTGATTCCGGTGGTGCTCGGTGGTGGACCACGGGCGGTCAAGGCAGGCAACGAACAGTTTGACCGGTACGCAGCCGCCCGCGTTGCGATCGTGAACGCATCGCTTCTTGTTTACGTGTTGCCGGTGTCGAGCCTCACGCTCGTCGTCGTATCGATTCTCTATCTCGTCGCGGCCGCCGCTTTCGTGCCGATCATGTTCGCCGCAATGCGGGCGCAGCGGCGGGCGAAAGCGGAACCAGGAACTGCGCCGCGCGCTCCCCGTGCGGAACCTGATGACTCGGCCACCGCCCGCATTGAGTCAGGCAAGCGCGCGGGGCAGGGGGTCGCGGGGCTCCTCGCGGTCGTGCTTGCCGTCGCGGTCTGCGCCGCGATCTCGCCTGTTCCCATCGCGTCACCGCCCAGTGGTGCGGCGGCGAACGCCCAACCCGATGCCCCGGTGCAGACGGTTCAGGTCTCAGCAGCTGACATGCGATTCAGTCCGGCCAGTGTTGAAGTGCCGGTGGGTACGCGGCTTATCGTCGAACTTACGAACACCGACGACGTGCAGGTTCATGACCTCGTCTTTGCTAATGGCGTCACCAGTTCACGTCTCGCTCCCGGCGAGTCAAAGACCATTGATGTCGGCATCATCACCGCTGACGTTGACGGCTGGTGCTCGATCGTCGGGCACCGCCAAATGGGCATGACCTTCACCGTGATTGCCACCGGCGCTCCCGCTGCTGACGACGCGCCCGCACCTCACCACCCGGCCGATGGTTCCGCCACGCCCACGGTCGATCTGATGCAACCGTTCAGCGACGAATTCACGCCCTACCCCGCCGCGCTGTCACCGTTGCCGCAGGCAGCAGGGCCGGTGACGCACCAGCAGACGCTCGTGGTGCGCGATACCGAGGTTGAGGTGGCGCCGGGTGTGACGCAGACACTGTGGACATTCGCCGATACCGCGCCTGGGCCGACGCTGCACGGCCGGGTGGGTGACACGTTCGAGATCACGCTGAAAAACGATGCGTCACTTGGTCACTCGATTGATTTTCATGCCGGGGCGCTCGCGCCCAACGAGCCCATGCGCACGATCGCGCCTGGTGAAGAGCTCACCTACACGTTTACGGCGACGAAAGCCGGAATCTGGATGTACCACTGCTCCACGATGCCGATGACCGCACATCTGGCCAACGGCATGTATGGCGCGGTCGTCATCGAGCCTGACGACCTGCCCGCTGTGGATCGCAGTTATGTGCTCGTGCAGTCCGAGTACTACCTGGGTATTGGGGAGGCCGGAACCTTCACTGGCGGTTCGGTCGACGTTGACAAGATTGCAGCGGGTACGCCCGACATCGTCACGTTTAACGGGGCTGCGGCACAGTACGACGCCTACCCGTTGCCCGCCCGCGTTGGTGAACGGGTGCGGGTATGGGTGCTGGATGCCGGCATTGAACGCGCGACAAGTTTTCACGTCATCGGCGGGCAGTTCGACTCGGTGTGGTTTGAGGGTGCCTACTTGCTGAACCAGTCGGCGTCGACCGGATCGCAAGCACTCGCGCTCGCCCCGGCGCAGGGCGGGTTTGTCGAGCTGGAGTTTAGCGAGGCGGGCAGCTATCCGTTTGTGTCGCACTACATGGTTGATGCGGAACGCGGCGCCCACGGGCTGTTCGAGGTGACCGACTAG
- a CDS encoding DNA-formamidopyrimidine glycosylase family protein → MPEGDTVYRTANHLAQVLMGATITEFDLRVPGSATVDLTGLTVTDVVPRGKHILHHIGDYTLHSHLRMEGSWHIYKRGTTWRRPAFQVRAVVGSDAVQTVGFDLSGVTVVPREREHELVGHLGSDPLATDWDAAAAAAAVAADERPAHVALLDQRNVAGFGNEYVNEMLFVAGIDPHRAVTMDEAFRLMTIGERMIRANLTRRGRVFTGDARPGRATWVFGRERERCRRCSTPLRADQLGADPTKLRNVFWCPRCQQ, encoded by the coding sequence GTGCCTGAGGGCGACACCGTCTACCGCACCGCGAACCACCTCGCGCAAGTGCTGATGGGCGCGACGATTACCGAGTTCGACCTGCGCGTTCCCGGCTCCGCCACCGTAGATCTCACCGGCCTCACCGTCACCGACGTGGTTCCGCGCGGCAAGCACATCCTGCACCACATCGGCGACTACACCCTGCACAGTCACTTGCGCATGGAGGGGTCATGGCACATCTATAAACGCGGAACCACCTGGCGTCGGCCCGCTTTTCAGGTGCGGGCTGTGGTGGGTTCCGACGCCGTGCAAACGGTTGGCTTCGACCTGTCTGGCGTCACCGTCGTGCCCCGCGAGCGCGAGCACGAACTCGTCGGGCACCTGGGCTCTGACCCGCTCGCCACAGATTGGGACGCCGCTGCAGCCGCAGCCGCCGTTGCCGCCGATGAACGCCCCGCGCACGTCGCGCTTTTAGACCAGCGCAACGTCGCCGGCTTCGGCAACGAATATGTGAATGAGATGCTGTTTGTCGCGGGCATCGACCCACACCGCGCCGTCACCATGGACGAAGCGTTTCGTCTGATGACAATAGGCGAGCGGATGATACGCGCGAACCTCACCCGACGCGGCCGCGTCTTCACGGGAGACGCCCGCCCCGGCCGCGCCACCTGGGTCTTCGGCCGCGAGCGCGAGCGCTGTCGCCGCTGTTCCACGCCGCTACGCGCCGACCAGCTCGGTGCCGACCCCACCAAGCTGCGCAACGTGTTCTGGTGTCCGCGGTGCCAGCAATAG
- a CDS encoding alpha/beta hydrolase: MSNIPAIDPDSVLFSAPESARAGRPVVLLLHGYGSDERDLFGLVPHLPDEFVYVAVRAPLTPPWPAPGYSWYPIEGLDGRSGEHVTSGAEALLTWLDTQNFANVGVLGFSQGGAIALHTLRLRPQSIDFAINLSGYLAAGELPTDAELAVLRPPVFWGRGTHDQVIPPHLIEHTTASLPTLVELSGRVYTGLGHAVSQEELLDIAVFLRKRLDDLADPATEVPGPAADSAARSSSPQPQDDSR, translated from the coding sequence ATGTCGAATATTCCCGCTATCGACCCCGATTCTGTGCTGTTCTCGGCCCCGGAGTCTGCCCGTGCCGGCCGCCCCGTCGTGCTGCTGTTGCACGGCTACGGGTCTGATGAGCGTGACCTATTCGGACTGGTTCCGCACCTTCCCGACGAGTTCGTCTACGTTGCTGTGCGCGCTCCTCTCACCCCGCCCTGGCCGGCACCGGGATACTCGTGGTACCCAATCGAGGGGCTCGATGGCCGTTCAGGCGAGCACGTCACATCGGGTGCTGAGGCGCTCCTGACCTGGCTCGATACCCAGAACTTCGCCAACGTTGGCGTCCTCGGTTTCTCCCAGGGCGGCGCCATCGCGCTCCACACATTGCGGCTTCGCCCGCAGTCCATCGACTTCGCCATCAATCTTTCAGGATATCTAGCGGCGGGCGAACTTCCCACCGATGCCGAGCTCGCGGTGCTCCGCCCGCCCGTTTTCTGGGGTCGCGGCACCCACGATCAGGTCATTCCACCGCACCTCATCGAGCACACCACCGCGTCGTTGCCCACCCTTGTTGAGCTCTCGGGCCGCGTCTACACGGGGCTCGGCCACGCCGTCTCCCAGGAAGAATTGCTCGACATCGCGGTCTTTCTCCGCAAGCGCCTCGACGATCTTGCTGACCCCGCCACCGAGGTTCCGGGACCAGCGGCTGACTCGGCAGCGCGCTCGTCGTCCCCTCAACCCCAAGACGACTCGCGCTAA